DNA from Pirellulales bacterium:
TTTTCCCGCCACCGCCGGAATTTGCCGCAAAAGCCCGCATTAAATCGCTGGCCGAATACGAAACACTGTGGTACGAAGCCGCCGCCGACATCGAAAAATTCTGGGGCAGCCTGGCGAGCGAACTTCACTGGTTCCAGCCCTTCACCAAAGTGCTGCAGTGGAACGAGCCGTTCGCTCATTGGTTTGTCGGCGGCAAAACTAACGCTTCGTACAACTGCCTCGACGCGCATCTCAACTCTGCCACGCGCAATAAAGCGGCTCTGATATGGGAAGGGGAGCCCGGCGAGCAGCGCACGCTCACCTACCAAGAACTGCATCACGAAGTGTGCAAATTCGCCAACTGCTTAAAAAAACTCGGCCTCAAACCCGGCGATGTCGCGTCGATTTACATGCCCATGACGCCGGAACTGGCCATCGCCATGTTGGCCTGCGCCCGCATTGGCGTGGTGCACTCGGTCATCTTCGGCGGCTTCTCCAGCGAAGCCATCGCCGACCGCAACAACGACGCCCAGGCGAAACTCATCATCACGGCCGATGCTGGCTGGCGCCGCGGCCAGCAACTCCCGCTCAAAGCCAATGTCGATGCCGCCCTGGCCAAATCCCCCACGGTGAAAAACTGCATCGTGCTGCGGCGCGTGGGAATCCCCGTTCACATGCAGCCCGGGCGCGACCACTGGTGGCAAGACCTCATGGAAAACGCTTCCGCCGATTGCCCCGCCACGCCGCTCGACAGCGAAGCCCCGCTGTTCATTCTGTACACCAGCGGCAGCACTGGCAAACCCAAGGGCATCAAACACACGACCGCCGGTTACAATCTGTTCGCCAAAAAAACGTTCGAGTGGGTCTTCGATTACCGCCCCGACGACGTCTTTTGGTGCACCGCCGATTGCGGCTGGGTCACCGGTCACAGTTACGTTGTGTATGGCCCGCTCTCGGCCGGAGCCACGGTGTTTATGTACGAGGGCGCGCCCAACTGGCCCGACGAAGGCCGCTTCTGGCGGCTCATCGAAAACTACCGCATCACCGTGTTCTACACGGCGCCGACGGCCATCCGCGCCTTCATCAAATGGGGCGATCACTGGGTCGATAAGTGCGATCTCTCCAGCCTCCGACTCTTGGGCACGGTGGGCGAAGGCATCAATCCCGAAGCTTGGATGTGGTATCACAACAAAATCGGCCGCCAGCGCTGCCCCATTGTCGACACCTGGTGGCAAACCGAAACTG
Protein-coding regions in this window:
- the acs gene encoding acetate--CoA ligase is translated as MAQQTKAHSGTAQSGQLDTVMHEARLFPPPPEFAAKARIKSLAEYETLWYEAAADIEKFWGSLASELHWFQPFTKVLQWNEPFAHWFVGGKTNASYNCLDAHLNSATRNKAALIWEGEPGEQRTLTYQELHHEVCKFANCLKKLGLKPGDVASIYMPMTPELAIAMLACARIGVVHSVIFGGFSSEAIADRNNDAQAKLIITADAGWRRGQQLPLKANVDAALAKSPTVKNCIVLRRVGIPVHMQPGRDHWWQDLMENASADCPATPLDSEAPLFILYTSGSTGKPKGIKHTTAGYNLFAKKTFEWVFDYRPDDVFWCTADCGWVTGHSYVVYGPLSAGATVFMYEGAPNWPDEGRFWRLIENYRITVFYTAPTAIRAFIKWGDHWVDKCDLSSLRLLGTVGEGINPEAWMWYHNKIGRQRCPIVDTWWQTETGGIMMSPLPGAIATKPGSCTKPLPGIIPDIVDSAGKSVPPGHGGWLVMKQPWPGMLRGIWGDDARYQEQYWSKVPHRYLAGDNARCDADGYYWIMGRIDDVLNVAGHRLSTIEIESALVSHPAVAEAAAVGRPHELKGDAVAVFVVLKSGMPGESLREELKQHVRKEIGALAVPDDIRFTATLPKTRSGKIMRRLLRDIAAGKESTGDTTTLEDYSVLAKLRGNEE